The following proteins are co-located in the Doryrhamphus excisus isolate RoL2022-K1 chromosome 15, RoL_Dexc_1.0, whole genome shotgun sequence genome:
- the hspb9 gene encoding heat shock protein beta-9, with protein sequence MARHAALSSLFGDDPFFSQGTLLWPFSSLGQDLLGRKVHLADDFFFKDGPSLVNLPLMASAFNRRSSEDKAEDESRQTAVSERPSQAQQAPATHDDLLVTLDARGYAPGDITVKLEGRSLLVAATKQAGAQEAHSCASSSSRASFACSSSASVGFKQKIELSPHLDLAGLSCSLMDDGQLRIHAPVAKQPITEECREPPQEEHKEPLQEEQRMPLEQEEEPPRFTTSLEFPITKENTD encoded by the exons ATGGCGCGACACGCGGCTTTAAGCAGCCTTTTTGGCGACGACCCTTTCTTCAGCCAGGGGACGCTACTGTGGCCCTTCTCCTCTTTGGGTCAAGACCTCCTGGGGCGCAAAGTCCATTTGGCAGATGATTTCttctttaaggatgggccttcgCTTGTGAATTTACCCCTCATGGCGTCCGCTTTCAACAG GCGAAGCAGCGAAGACAAGGCTGAAGACGAGTCAAGACAGACGGCCGTCTCCGAGAGACCCAGTCAAGCCCAGCAAGCGCCCGCTACACACGATGACCTCCTGGTGACCCTTGACGCTCGCGGATATGCCCCCGGCGACATCACCGTCAAATTAGAAGGGCGGAGCCTGTTGGTAGCGGCCACCAAGCAGGCAGGGGCGCAGGAGGCCCACTCCTGCGCATCCTCTTCATCCCGCGCCTCCTTCGCTTGCTCATCTTCGGCCTCCGTGGGATTCAAACAGAAAATTGAGCTCTCGCCTCACTTAGATTTAGCCGGGCTGTCTTGCTCGCTTATGGATGACGGACAGCTGCGGATTCACGCCCCCGTGGccaagcagccaatcacagaggaaTGTAGAGAACCACCGCAGGAGGAACACAAAGAGCCACTACAGGAGGAACAGAGAATGCCCCTGGAACAGGAAGAGGAACCTCCTCGATTCACGACTTCCTTGGAATTCCCCATCACTAAGGAGAACACTGACTag
- the nprl3 gene encoding GATOR complex protein NPRL3 isoform X2, producing the protein MCQHLATVVSGVTHLASMLNASGGSADDPKSAVVQRRIAVYKGPRSGHKTNPISVILVSSGSRGNKLLFRYPFQKVADCGESHTGKERNRYAVNTTGEVEDQDGDSRFSDSILATILATKSDMCGKKFELKIDNVRFVGHPTLLQHPHVIQVSKTDPSPKREMPTMILFNVVFALRANADPSVINCMHNLSRRIAIALQHEERRCQYLTREAKLMLAVQDEITTVTETDASPQSPFRQILPKCKLAKDLKEAYDSLCTTGMVRLHINNWLEVSFCLPHKIHRIGGNYIPPEALERSLKAIRPYHALLLLESEKALLSQLPVDCSPAMMRLIKTCSAVKNLQQLAQDTDLALLQIFQIAAHLVYWGKAIIIYPLCENNVYMLSPHANIYLYSAQAEQFAQKFPGHDLPSMLAKFSLPVSLAEFRNPLEAPAQEAQLIQMVVWMLQRRLLIQLHTYVCLMVPPVEDEPAFRDDDLLLASRVGSRSLSTPTALSFGSPTSSDDMTLTSPSMDNSSAELAPGGDSPLNKRILLTETLLASLSDYERQFILNIPAAQNQEDLRMFTRLLHYFRGHHHLEEIMYNENMRRSQLKTLLDKFRSVLVVTNHEDPIISIFQSPTE; encoded by the exons ATGTGTCAACATTTGGCAACAGTTGTTTCCGGTGTCACTCATTTAGCTAGCATGCTCAACGCATCTGGCGGTTCCGCTGATGACCCCAAATCGGCGGTTGTCCAGCGAAGAATTGCCGTGTACAAAGGCCCCAGGAGCGGACACAAAACCAACCCAATCAGTGTCATACTGGTTAGCTCTGGAAGCCGAGGGAACAAGCTGCTATTTCGGTATCCCTTCCAGAAGGTCGCCGACTGCGGGGAATCGCATACAG GAAAAGAGCGGAACCGATATGCAGTTAATACAACAGGGGAAGTTGAAGACCAAGATGGCGATTCAAg GTTCTCCGACAGCATCCTGGCCACCATCCTGGCCACCAAATCGGACATGTGCGGCAAGAAATTTGAGCTGAAGATTGACAATGTTCGATTTGTGGGTCACCCGACTTTGCTACAGCATCCTCACGTCATTCAG gtGTCCAAAACAGATCCTTCGCCCAAGCGTGAGATGCCCACCATGATCctgtttaatgttgtttttgcatTGAGG GCCAACGCCGACCCCTCGGTCATCAACTGCATGCACAACTTGTCACGCCGCATCGCCATCGCGCTGCAACACGAGGAGCGTCGCTGCCAGTACCTGACCAGAGAAGCCAAACTCATGCTGGCCGTGCAGGACGAGATCACCACCGTCACCGAAA CTGATGCAAGTCCACAGTCGCCGTTTAGGCAAATTCTACCCAAATGCAAGCTGGCCAAAGACCTGAAGGAGGCGTACGACAG CCTGTGCACCACCGGCATGGTGAGACTACACATCAACAACTGGCTGGAGGTGAGCTTCTGCTTACCACACAAGATCCACCGCATCGGAGGCAACTACATCCCCCCTGAGGCGTTAGAACGCAGCCTGAAGGCCATCAG GCCCTATCacgcgctgctgctgctggaaagCGAGAAGGCGCTCCTGAGCCAACTTCCCGTCGACTGCTCTCCCGCCATGATGCGCCTCATCAAGACGTGCTCGGCGGTGAAGAACCTTCAGCAGCTGGCCCAGGACACTGATCTGGCCTTGCTTCAG ATCTTTCAGATTGCTGCCCACCTGGTTTACTGGGGCAAGGCCATCATCATCTACCCTCTGTGTGAGAACAACGTCTACATGCTGTCTCCGCACGCCAACATCTACCT ATACTCCGCTCAGGCTGAACAGTTTGCACAGAAGTTCCCCGGTCATGATCTTCCTTCTATGTTGGCCAAGTTCTCGCTGCCTGTCTCGCTGGCTGAGTTCCGGAACCCGCTGGAAGCTCCTGCACAGGAG GCCCAGCTGATCCAGATGGTGGTGTGGATGCTCCAGCGCCGCCTTCTCATCCAGCTGCACACCTACGTCTGCCTGATGGTGCCGCCCGTCGAGGACGAGCCGGCGTTCAGGGATGACGACCTCCTGTTGGCGTCCAGAGTCGGGAGTCGCAGTCTGAGCACCCCGACCGCCCTCAGTTTCGGCTCACCGA CCAGCAGTGACGATATGACCCTGACCAGCCCCAGCATGGACAACTCCAGCGCTGAGTTGGCGCCCGGCGGAGACTCTCCTCTCAACAAGAGGATCCTGTTAACCGAGACCCTTTTAGCCAGCCTGTCAGACTACGAGAGGCAGTTCATTCTTAACATCCCCGCCGCTCAGAATCAAGAAGATCTCAGGATGTTTACCAG GCTGCTGCACTATTTCCGGGGCCACCACCACCTGGAAGAGATCATGTACAACGAGAACATGCGGCGCTCGCAGCTCAAGACGCTCTTGGACAAATTTCGCAGCGTCCTAGTGGTGACCAATCACGAAGATCCtattatttccatttttcagTCGCCGACGGAGTAG
- the LOC131103151 gene encoding hemoglobin embryonic subunit alpha-like isoform X2, producing MTTLTPKDKDTVRVFWNKVSGKCQDIGMDALSRLLIVYPQTKTYFAHWKDLSPGSAPVKKHGITIMSAVGDAVGKLDDLKGGILSLSELHAFTLRVDPANFKIFTHCILVVMAIMFPVDFTPEVHVAMDKFLAALSLALAEKYR from the exons ATGACCACTCTCACCCCCAAGGACAAAGACACAGTCAGGGTCTTCTGGAACAAAGTTTCCGGAAAATGCCAGGACATCGGCATGGATGCTCTGTCCAG GTTGTTGATTGTGTACCCCCAGACCAAGACCTACTTCGCCCACTGGAAGGACTTGAGCCCTGGCTCTGCCCCCGTGAAGAAGCATGGAATCACCATCATGAGCGCCGTGGGTGATGCTGTGGGCAAACTGGATGACCTGAAGGGAGGTATTCTCTCTCTCAGCGAGTTGCACGCTTTCACCCTGAGAGTGGACCCTGCCAACTTCAAG ATCTTCACCCACTGCATCCTTGTGGTTATGGCCATCATGTTCCCCGTCGATTTCACCCCAGAGGTGCACGTGGCCATGGACAAGTTCTTGGCCGCGTTGTCTCTGGCCCTGGCCGAGAAATACAGATAA
- the LOC131103151 gene encoding hemoglobin embryonic subunit alpha-like isoform X1, with protein sequence MRDSPLQYHHITSCRLTPLHNLKLHCSIGKEKVTQIMMAPCGKHLRPLQCLVASQHSTVAKMTTLTPKDKDTVRVFWNKVSGKCQDIGMDALSRLLIVYPQTKTYFAHWKDLSPGSAPVKKHGITIMSAVGDAVGKLDDLKGGILSLSELHAFTLRVDPANFKIFTHCILVVMAIMFPVDFTPEVHVAMDKFLAALSLALAEKYR encoded by the exons ATGAGGGATTCCCCCCTGCAATATCACCACATAACCagttgccgtttgacgcccctgcacaacctgaagctccattgttcaaTTGGAAAGGAAAAAGTgacccagatcatgatggcaccatgtggaaaacatctcag ACCCCTTCAGTGTCTGGTAGCATCACAGCACTCAACAGTCGCAAAGATGACCACTCTCACCCCCAAGGACAAAGACACAGTCAGGGTCTTCTGGAACAAAGTTTCCGGAAAATGCCAGGACATCGGCATGGATGCTCTGTCCAG GTTGTTGATTGTGTACCCCCAGACCAAGACCTACTTCGCCCACTGGAAGGACTTGAGCCCTGGCTCTGCCCCCGTGAAGAAGCATGGAATCACCATCATGAGCGCCGTGGGTGATGCTGTGGGCAAACTGGATGACCTGAAGGGAGGTATTCTCTCTCTCAGCGAGTTGCACGCTTTCACCCTGAGAGTGGACCCTGCCAACTTCAAG ATCTTCACCCACTGCATCCTTGTGGTTATGGCCATCATGTTCCCCGTCGATTTCACCCCAGAGGTGCACGTGGCCATGGACAAGTTCTTGGCCGCGTTGTCTCTGGCCCTGGCCGAGAAATACAGATAA
- the nprl3 gene encoding GATOR complex protein NPRL3 isoform X3 encodes MLNASGGSADDPKSAVVQRRIAVYKGPRSGHKTNPISVILVSSGSRGNKLLFRYPFQKVADCGESHTGKERNRYAVNTTGEVEDQDGDSREPSSLTDEQLVAGFSDSILATILATKSDMCGKKFELKIDNVRFVGHPTLLQHPHVIQVSKTDPSPKREMPTMILFNVVFALRANADPSVINCMHNLSRRIAIALQHEERRCQYLTREAKLMLAVQDEITTVTETDASPQSPFRQILPKCKLAKDLKEAYDSLCTTGMVRLHINNWLEVSFCLPHKIHRIGGNYIPPEALERSLKAIRPYHALLLLESEKALLSQLPVDCSPAMMRLIKTCSAVKNLQQLAQDTDLALLQIFQIAAHLVYWGKAIIIYPLCENNVYMLSPHANIYLYSAQAEQFAQKFPGHDLPSMLAKFSLPVSLAEFRNPLEAPAQEAQLIQMVVWMLQRRLLIQLHTYVCLMVPPVEDEPAFRDDDLLLASRVGSRSLSTPTALSFGSPTSSDDMTLTSPSMDNSSAELAPGGDSPLNKRILLTETLLASLSDYERQFILNIPAAQNQEDLRMFTRLLHYFRGHHHLEEIMYNENMRRSQLKTLLDKFRSVLVVTNHEDPIISIFQSPTE; translated from the exons ATGCTCAACGCATCTGGCGGTTCCGCTGATGACCCCAAATCGGCGGTTGTCCAGCGAAGAATTGCCGTGTACAAAGGCCCCAGGAGCGGACACAAAACCAACCCAATCAGTGTCATACTGGTTAGCTCTGGAAGCCGAGGGAACAAGCTGCTATTTCGGTATCCCTTCCAGAAGGTCGCCGACTGCGGGGAATCGCATACAG GAAAAGAGCGGAACCGATATGCAGTTAATACAACAGGGGAAGTTGAAGACCAAGATGGCGATTCAAg AGAACCATCTTCACTAACTGATGAACAGTTGGTAGCAGG GTTCTCCGACAGCATCCTGGCCACCATCCTGGCCACCAAATCGGACATGTGCGGCAAGAAATTTGAGCTGAAGATTGACAATGTTCGATTTGTGGGTCACCCGACTTTGCTACAGCATCCTCACGTCATTCAG gtGTCCAAAACAGATCCTTCGCCCAAGCGTGAGATGCCCACCATGATCctgtttaatgttgtttttgcatTGAGG GCCAACGCCGACCCCTCGGTCATCAACTGCATGCACAACTTGTCACGCCGCATCGCCATCGCGCTGCAACACGAGGAGCGTCGCTGCCAGTACCTGACCAGAGAAGCCAAACTCATGCTGGCCGTGCAGGACGAGATCACCACCGTCACCGAAA CTGATGCAAGTCCACAGTCGCCGTTTAGGCAAATTCTACCCAAATGCAAGCTGGCCAAAGACCTGAAGGAGGCGTACGACAG CCTGTGCACCACCGGCATGGTGAGACTACACATCAACAACTGGCTGGAGGTGAGCTTCTGCTTACCACACAAGATCCACCGCATCGGAGGCAACTACATCCCCCCTGAGGCGTTAGAACGCAGCCTGAAGGCCATCAG GCCCTATCacgcgctgctgctgctggaaagCGAGAAGGCGCTCCTGAGCCAACTTCCCGTCGACTGCTCTCCCGCCATGATGCGCCTCATCAAGACGTGCTCGGCGGTGAAGAACCTTCAGCAGCTGGCCCAGGACACTGATCTGGCCTTGCTTCAG ATCTTTCAGATTGCTGCCCACCTGGTTTACTGGGGCAAGGCCATCATCATCTACCCTCTGTGTGAGAACAACGTCTACATGCTGTCTCCGCACGCCAACATCTACCT ATACTCCGCTCAGGCTGAACAGTTTGCACAGAAGTTCCCCGGTCATGATCTTCCTTCTATGTTGGCCAAGTTCTCGCTGCCTGTCTCGCTGGCTGAGTTCCGGAACCCGCTGGAAGCTCCTGCACAGGAG GCCCAGCTGATCCAGATGGTGGTGTGGATGCTCCAGCGCCGCCTTCTCATCCAGCTGCACACCTACGTCTGCCTGATGGTGCCGCCCGTCGAGGACGAGCCGGCGTTCAGGGATGACGACCTCCTGTTGGCGTCCAGAGTCGGGAGTCGCAGTCTGAGCACCCCGACCGCCCTCAGTTTCGGCTCACCGA CCAGCAGTGACGATATGACCCTGACCAGCCCCAGCATGGACAACTCCAGCGCTGAGTTGGCGCCCGGCGGAGACTCTCCTCTCAACAAGAGGATCCTGTTAACCGAGACCCTTTTAGCCAGCCTGTCAGACTACGAGAGGCAGTTCATTCTTAACATCCCCGCCGCTCAGAATCAAGAAGATCTCAGGATGTTTACCAG GCTGCTGCACTATTTCCGGGGCCACCACCACCTGGAAGAGATCATGTACAACGAGAACATGCGGCGCTCGCAGCTCAAGACGCTCTTGGACAAATTTCGCAGCGTCCTAGTGGTGACCAATCACGAAGATCCtattatttccatttttcagTCGCCGACGGAGTAG
- the nprl3 gene encoding GATOR complex protein NPRL3 isoform X1, with the protein MCQHLATVVSGVTHLASMLNASGGSADDPKSAVVQRRIAVYKGPRSGHKTNPISVILVSSGSRGNKLLFRYPFQKVADCGESHTGKERNRYAVNTTGEVEDQDGDSREPSSLTDEQLVAGFSDSILATILATKSDMCGKKFELKIDNVRFVGHPTLLQHPHVIQVSKTDPSPKREMPTMILFNVVFALRANADPSVINCMHNLSRRIAIALQHEERRCQYLTREAKLMLAVQDEITTVTETDASPQSPFRQILPKCKLAKDLKEAYDSLCTTGMVRLHINNWLEVSFCLPHKIHRIGGNYIPPEALERSLKAIRPYHALLLLESEKALLSQLPVDCSPAMMRLIKTCSAVKNLQQLAQDTDLALLQIFQIAAHLVYWGKAIIIYPLCENNVYMLSPHANIYLYSAQAEQFAQKFPGHDLPSMLAKFSLPVSLAEFRNPLEAPAQEAQLIQMVVWMLQRRLLIQLHTYVCLMVPPVEDEPAFRDDDLLLASRVGSRSLSTPTALSFGSPTSSDDMTLTSPSMDNSSAELAPGGDSPLNKRILLTETLLASLSDYERQFILNIPAAQNQEDLRMFTRLLHYFRGHHHLEEIMYNENMRRSQLKTLLDKFRSVLVVTNHEDPIISIFQSPTE; encoded by the exons ATGTGTCAACATTTGGCAACAGTTGTTTCCGGTGTCACTCATTTAGCTAGCATGCTCAACGCATCTGGCGGTTCCGCTGATGACCCCAAATCGGCGGTTGTCCAGCGAAGAATTGCCGTGTACAAAGGCCCCAGGAGCGGACACAAAACCAACCCAATCAGTGTCATACTGGTTAGCTCTGGAAGCCGAGGGAACAAGCTGCTATTTCGGTATCCCTTCCAGAAGGTCGCCGACTGCGGGGAATCGCATACAG GAAAAGAGCGGAACCGATATGCAGTTAATACAACAGGGGAAGTTGAAGACCAAGATGGCGATTCAAg AGAACCATCTTCACTAACTGATGAACAGTTGGTAGCAGG GTTCTCCGACAGCATCCTGGCCACCATCCTGGCCACCAAATCGGACATGTGCGGCAAGAAATTTGAGCTGAAGATTGACAATGTTCGATTTGTGGGTCACCCGACTTTGCTACAGCATCCTCACGTCATTCAG gtGTCCAAAACAGATCCTTCGCCCAAGCGTGAGATGCCCACCATGATCctgtttaatgttgtttttgcatTGAGG GCCAACGCCGACCCCTCGGTCATCAACTGCATGCACAACTTGTCACGCCGCATCGCCATCGCGCTGCAACACGAGGAGCGTCGCTGCCAGTACCTGACCAGAGAAGCCAAACTCATGCTGGCCGTGCAGGACGAGATCACCACCGTCACCGAAA CTGATGCAAGTCCACAGTCGCCGTTTAGGCAAATTCTACCCAAATGCAAGCTGGCCAAAGACCTGAAGGAGGCGTACGACAG CCTGTGCACCACCGGCATGGTGAGACTACACATCAACAACTGGCTGGAGGTGAGCTTCTGCTTACCACACAAGATCCACCGCATCGGAGGCAACTACATCCCCCCTGAGGCGTTAGAACGCAGCCTGAAGGCCATCAG GCCCTATCacgcgctgctgctgctggaaagCGAGAAGGCGCTCCTGAGCCAACTTCCCGTCGACTGCTCTCCCGCCATGATGCGCCTCATCAAGACGTGCTCGGCGGTGAAGAACCTTCAGCAGCTGGCCCAGGACACTGATCTGGCCTTGCTTCAG ATCTTTCAGATTGCTGCCCACCTGGTTTACTGGGGCAAGGCCATCATCATCTACCCTCTGTGTGAGAACAACGTCTACATGCTGTCTCCGCACGCCAACATCTACCT ATACTCCGCTCAGGCTGAACAGTTTGCACAGAAGTTCCCCGGTCATGATCTTCCTTCTATGTTGGCCAAGTTCTCGCTGCCTGTCTCGCTGGCTGAGTTCCGGAACCCGCTGGAAGCTCCTGCACAGGAG GCCCAGCTGATCCAGATGGTGGTGTGGATGCTCCAGCGCCGCCTTCTCATCCAGCTGCACACCTACGTCTGCCTGATGGTGCCGCCCGTCGAGGACGAGCCGGCGTTCAGGGATGACGACCTCCTGTTGGCGTCCAGAGTCGGGAGTCGCAGTCTGAGCACCCCGACCGCCCTCAGTTTCGGCTCACCGA CCAGCAGTGACGATATGACCCTGACCAGCCCCAGCATGGACAACTCCAGCGCTGAGTTGGCGCCCGGCGGAGACTCTCCTCTCAACAAGAGGATCCTGTTAACCGAGACCCTTTTAGCCAGCCTGTCAGACTACGAGAGGCAGTTCATTCTTAACATCCCCGCCGCTCAGAATCAAGAAGATCTCAGGATGTTTACCAG GCTGCTGCACTATTTCCGGGGCCACCACCACCTGGAAGAGATCATGTACAACGAGAACATGCGGCGCTCGCAGCTCAAGACGCTCTTGGACAAATTTCGCAGCGTCCTAGTGGTGACCAATCACGAAGATCCtattatttccatttttcagTCGCCGACGGAGTAG
- the mpg gene encoding DNA-3-methyladenine glycosylase → MLFHFLVRLHGFNHELHDQETQHSTFVIQNNANKNPNVCPLAHTLMAERKRKHPSHNGDHNTKNKRGSESELDEKTKQHVINVTEESRYFKGAQTNLHRRLGEDFFRQPCISLAKALLGKVLVRRCEDGTELRGRVVETEAYLGGEDKASHSAGGKRTERNTAMFMKPGTIYVYSIYGVYLCMNISSEGDGAAVLLRSLEPLHGHAVMRQLRASKRKNEARPLKDKELCNGPSKLCQALDVQRRFDRQDLASDSEVWLEDTHSTATEDHNIVSAPRVGIESHGEWAKKPLRFYLRGNACVSVVNKEAERLGDLKETMQ, encoded by the exons ATGTTGTTTCATTTCCTGGTTCGCTTACATGGCTTTAATCACGAGCTCCACGACCAGGAAACACAACATTCTACTTTCGTTATTCAAAACAACGCTAATAAAAACCCTAATGTTTGTCCCTTGGCACATACACTAATGGCAGAGCGCAAGAGAAAGCATCCGTCACACAATGGCGACcataatacaaaaaacaaacgcGGAAGTGAAAGCGAATTAGACGAGAAAACCAAACAACACGTGATTAATGTGACGGAAGAAAGTCGTTATTTCAAAGGGGCTCAAACTAACCTGCATCGTCGACTTGGAGAGGATTTCTTCAGGCAGCCTTGCATCAGTTTGGCTAAAGCTTTGCTCGGGAAG GTGCTGGTCCGCAGATGTGAGGATGGCACGGAGCTGAGAGGCCGAGTGGTGGAGACGGAGGCATACCTGGGAGGCGAGGACAAAGCGTCACACTCTGCAGGGGGCAAACGCACAGAGAGAAACACGGCCATGTTTATGAAGCCTGGCACCATCTATGTGTATTCCATTTATGGCGTCTACCTCTGTATGAACATCTCGAGCGAAG GTGATGGTGCTGCAGTGCTTCTTCGCTCCCTGGAGCCCCTGCATGGCCACGCCGTCATGAGGCAACTTCGGGCATCCAAACGGAAAAACGAGGCCCGGCCGCTCAAGGACAAAGAGCTGTGCAACGGTCCCTCGAAACTATGCCAGGCTCTCGATGTCCAACGCCGCTTTGACCGTCAGGATCTGGCATCCGACTCGGAAGTATGGCTGGAAGACACACATTCCACCGCTACAGAAGATCACAATATCGTGTCGGCCCCGCGCGTTGGCATCGAGTCACACGGGGAGTGGGCCAAGAAGCCGCTGAGGTTTTATCTCCGTGGAAACGCTTGTGTTAGCGTTGTGAATAAAGAGGCGGAAAGACTTGGAGACCTGAAGGAGACAATGCAGTAA
- the nprl3 gene encoding GATOR complex protein NPRL3 isoform X4, giving the protein MFDLWVTRLCYSILTSFRCPKQILRPSVSKTDPSPKREMPTMILFNVVFALRANADPSVINCMHNLSRRIAIALQHEERRCQYLTREAKLMLAVQDEITTVTETDASPQSPFRQILPKCKLAKDLKEAYDSLCTTGMVRLHINNWLEVSFCLPHKIHRIGGNYIPPEALERSLKAIRPYHALLLLESEKALLSQLPVDCSPAMMRLIKTCSAVKNLQQLAQDTDLALLQIFQIAAHLVYWGKAIIIYPLCENNVYMLSPHANIYLYSAQAEQFAQKFPGHDLPSMLAKFSLPVSLAEFRNPLEAPAQEAQLIQMVVWMLQRRLLIQLHTYVCLMVPPVEDEPAFRDDDLLLASRVGSRSLSTPTALSFGSPTSSDDMTLTSPSMDNSSAELAPGGDSPLNKRILLTETLLASLSDYERQFILNIPAAQNQEDLRMFTRLLHYFRGHHHLEEIMYNENMRRSQLKTLLDKFRSVLVVTNHEDPIISIFQSPTE; this is encoded by the exons ATGTTCGATTTGTGGGTCACCCGACTTTGCTACAGCATCCTCACGTCATTCAG gtGTCCAAAACAGATCCTTCGCCCAAGC gtGTCCAAAACAGATCCTTCGCCCAAGCGTGAGATGCCCACCATGATCctgtttaatgttgtttttgcatTGAGG GCCAACGCCGACCCCTCGGTCATCAACTGCATGCACAACTTGTCACGCCGCATCGCCATCGCGCTGCAACACGAGGAGCGTCGCTGCCAGTACCTGACCAGAGAAGCCAAACTCATGCTGGCCGTGCAGGACGAGATCACCACCGTCACCGAAA CTGATGCAAGTCCACAGTCGCCGTTTAGGCAAATTCTACCCAAATGCAAGCTGGCCAAAGACCTGAAGGAGGCGTACGACAG CCTGTGCACCACCGGCATGGTGAGACTACACATCAACAACTGGCTGGAGGTGAGCTTCTGCTTACCACACAAGATCCACCGCATCGGAGGCAACTACATCCCCCCTGAGGCGTTAGAACGCAGCCTGAAGGCCATCAG GCCCTATCacgcgctgctgctgctggaaagCGAGAAGGCGCTCCTGAGCCAACTTCCCGTCGACTGCTCTCCCGCCATGATGCGCCTCATCAAGACGTGCTCGGCGGTGAAGAACCTTCAGCAGCTGGCCCAGGACACTGATCTGGCCTTGCTTCAG ATCTTTCAGATTGCTGCCCACCTGGTTTACTGGGGCAAGGCCATCATCATCTACCCTCTGTGTGAGAACAACGTCTACATGCTGTCTCCGCACGCCAACATCTACCT ATACTCCGCTCAGGCTGAACAGTTTGCACAGAAGTTCCCCGGTCATGATCTTCCTTCTATGTTGGCCAAGTTCTCGCTGCCTGTCTCGCTGGCTGAGTTCCGGAACCCGCTGGAAGCTCCTGCACAGGAG GCCCAGCTGATCCAGATGGTGGTGTGGATGCTCCAGCGCCGCCTTCTCATCCAGCTGCACACCTACGTCTGCCTGATGGTGCCGCCCGTCGAGGACGAGCCGGCGTTCAGGGATGACGACCTCCTGTTGGCGTCCAGAGTCGGGAGTCGCAGTCTGAGCACCCCGACCGCCCTCAGTTTCGGCTCACCGA CCAGCAGTGACGATATGACCCTGACCAGCCCCAGCATGGACAACTCCAGCGCTGAGTTGGCGCCCGGCGGAGACTCTCCTCTCAACAAGAGGATCCTGTTAACCGAGACCCTTTTAGCCAGCCTGTCAGACTACGAGAGGCAGTTCATTCTTAACATCCCCGCCGCTCAGAATCAAGAAGATCTCAGGATGTTTACCAG GCTGCTGCACTATTTCCGGGGCCACCACCACCTGGAAGAGATCATGTACAACGAGAACATGCGGCGCTCGCAGCTCAAGACGCTCTTGGACAAATTTCGCAGCGTCCTAGTGGTGACCAATCACGAAGATCCtattatttccatttttcagTCGCCGACGGAGTAG
- the LOC131103043 gene encoding hemoglobin embryonic subunit alpha-like, translated as MPYKYAQLYPHRGIKFPTQSTKMSLTPKDKDTVKTFWSLMSSKADDIGNFALSRMLVVYPQTKTYFAHWKDLSPGSAPVKKHGKTIMGGVALGVKNIDNLVAGLLDLSELHAFKLRVDPANFKILAHNMLVVLAIMFPADFTPEVHVSLDKFLAGLALALSDKYR; from the exons ATGCCATATAAATACGCTCAATTGTACCCGCATAGAGGCATTAAATTTCCAACCCAAAGCACCAAGATGAGTCTCACTCCTAAGGACAAGGACACAGTCAAGACCTTCTGGTCTCTCATGTCCTCAAAGGCGGATGACATCGGCAACTTCGCTCTGTCCAG GATGCTGGTCGTGTACCCCCAGACCAAGACCTACTTCGCTCACTGGAAGGACTTGAGCCCCGGCTCTGCTCCCGTGAAGAAGCACGGGAAGACCATAATGGGCGGTGTCGCTCTGGGTGTGAAAAACATCGACAATTTGGTCGCCGGTCTGCTCGATCTCAGTGAGCTGCACGCCTTCAAACTGAGAGTGGACCCTGCCAACTTCAAG ATTCTTGCCCACAACATGCTTGTGGTTCTGGCCATCATGTTCCCCGCTGACTTCACCCCAGAGGTCCATGTTTCCCTGGACAAGTTTTTGGCTGGCCTGGCTCTGGCTCTGTCTGACAAGTACAGATAA